In the Arachis stenosperma cultivar V10309 chromosome 8, arast.V10309.gnm1.PFL2, whole genome shotgun sequence genome, TGAAACTTGTATTCTGAAGTGGTATAGCcatgttatttttttagtatatgcTTTCTTGGTTTACTATGACTACGtgttctatttaatttttataattacgAATGTCATTATGAATATTTCTTTAACTACTTTTCTATATAATTATGCAGGGTAACAATGAAGATTAAGCAATGAAGATAAAGCTGACTATTATTGTGGTTTATTGGCTAAGATAGAATGCTACTTAGAATCTTTACATGTATAGTTGACTAATGATTTTTATTAGAagatactttaattttattggCTAAGTGATATATTATGGTTTTGATATGGCTATGCTTACTTTAGTTTGACCATTCTATTACTTTTGGATaatgttataaatatattttggttagagacaatttttattatataaagtaattatttagtataattatgtctttatttttattttgtaatatttaattattttatacatgtaatcatattaactattatgttgtattaataattattagataattatatatatatatatacaggaaaaaaaaagagggacctaaggctacgcttataAAGAGTAGCTATAGTAAacgaaaaaaaaacaaagagggacctaaggctacgcttatatacagtagctatagtatacgaaaaaaaaaaagggacctaaggctacgcttataAAAAGTAGCTATAGTATCAACTGTGGCTACGCTTTACAAGTGATGCAGTAGCGTTAAAAAAGCGTTGCCTATTCTGGAAGAACGAaagctgaaaagcgtagcctttggtcaCGGAgagcatcacttgaaaagcgtagcctattcctaaacgccaaaagcgtagcccttggtgcagaaaagcgtagcctttgagaataggcaacggccgaataggaatcaccctgaaaagcgtagccgtagcctaaaaagcgtagccgtagcctaaggcatcatttttttcacttttggctacacttttcaagtgtacctgaatgggtgtttttcttgtagtgccaCCAAGAAAAAATGTCCAACTAGCACAAAGTGTAGTTGCTTTTTGAGTTCATGTTGTTGTAGTTGAATGCTATGGTTAAACAATTCTGTCTTTTCGTAATGTAACCTTTGAAACCTGTATGCATGGCCTTTGAATATTGTTATGGCCTATGATATTTTGGGTTGTGATAGTATGTTATGCACAATGTACTTTAGCACAAACAACACTTGTTTCATATTCCAGAATTAGTTATGTTAAATTAATGAAGTTTTTGGTTTAGTTGAACACAATTTTAGCAGAATAAGTGCAGCATCAAGAGTTGAACTCATGTCAAATTAGTGTTTCATTTCATCTCATTCCATCTTCATCAAGACATTACATACCActtaagaaatttaaaattttataacatAATCATCATTTGTTGAATATAAACCCCACCCAACAAACTAAAATCTAAACACACACCAAAAGTAACTACAAAAGCCAGCAGCACCACTGTCATCATCTTCATGGTCTTAACATCACTCTCCAAACTTGTCATTCTCCAACTTAACTCATGCAAAACTTCTAGTAGAATGGGTGTTGCACAAACTTGTTCTTCACATCCATCAGCCCaatgaaaaaaattacaatGAATTCCATACTGCAAAGTAAAAAATGCAGGTGAATCCAAACTCAAACTCAAACCATCGATCTTAACATTTTATTCACAGCCATAACCTTACCTCATAGTTCGGACAACCATAAAATGGTCTACCAGGATTTTTTGCCGTTGTTGAATACTTCATCACCGTTCGAAACCCGCAATTACAGAAAACAACGTTCTTACCTCCCCTATTGCGCATTCCTTTGTTGCCATAAGGTCTGCCTACAGAGTTGTTCCTACTTGAGCTACTTTGGCTTCTCTCGCCACCACCCATCATCACTCACACAGATAAGAAATCAATTTGGGTTTTAGGGTAAAGAAGAGAGGtcgaagaagagaaggagaCTCGAAGAAGAGAAGAGCATAGCATACAGTTTGAAGAAGGGAAGACAATTACAATTTATAATTGAAATGGACTAATTTGGGTAATATTAGGCAATTCCAGATACCAATTTGAATCAAATTCAATATTCGCACACATCAGCATACAGCTGGAATGCCCATATGGCAGTTAACGTTCCACATCAGCAATGTTTAGAAGGCATTTCTGCGAGGAACTAACGGAGACGCACGTTTCTGAATTTAAGGGATTTAGTTAgtcatttataaaaattaagGACTAAATTGAATACCGATTTAAAATTCAGAGACTATTTTGAGCATTTACTCTATTTCTATACTAGGAAATCAAAGATATTAAGGTTATAAAATTTCATTCCTCTATTATTTATACGCACGATAGATTTTCTTAATTTAGTACTATAAGATGGATTCTATATTAAGCAAGTTATTACTTACTTAGTTTAGAAAAGGTCAACTAAGACTAAGGATGAgttttacttatttattttttttctaaattgggaactccttttattttttatatatatattttgacgCGGGATCATTAAATATGATAAGTTTTCAATATTTTTCGATCTACCTTAGTGTTCAATCTAACAATGCAATGAATTTATAATGAGATTTCTCAACAAAATACAAGAGTTGTGACTtagaaacaacaaaataaaataataatcatATTGATCCCTTAACTAATCATTCCTAATAAATagagataataataaaaataattaaaatttagtgtTCTCTTAACTCTTAAGGGGCTAATTTGGTCTTAGTAAAGAtaaaaatcaagaaaattattttgattattatctctatttaataataattttgggaaaaaaattgtgttattaaattttaatgttaTGTTTGGACAACTActattaaaaggaaaaaaaaaatagtcttTTGTTAGAATATAAATTGATTACGTGATTATTGCATATTAATTCAACATCTTAgttaaatatttcttttttttttaatttatagagcttatatcattatattttttatattttaataacaaaatctTTTGTTTACATTTGCATAATAATGAAATAATGGTTATTCCAATGAAGATTTTATGATTGTCATTATGTGaaaatattctattttgattattGGATGATAAATTGTAAGGCCTGATTTTTATTTGAAGTAAAAGTGttacttttatttaaaatattgcTAAACAAATAAgccatattttttaaaaaaaatatcatcaTAAAAAGATGTTTTTAACATCTTCATTGAAGTAGTTACCTAATCAAATATCTCATGAACAAGTTCTTAAActactcttttatttaagtttaaatattctattatataaataacaaattaattatttgtgaACAAAAGAATAATTTGTCATTAAAATGGAGATATAGTAACATTATATTCTCATTTTAATAAATTGAGAAAGTATTTAAAGAGAATTTATATATTAGGCGGTGGTCTGAAAGAAGCAGGCCGTGGCGGAGTACCGCAAGATTGATTTTCGGATGGCGGTGCCATGGATGATAGGAGCCACGTAAGACATGACAGTGGAAGATGCGGCAGTCGTGAAAGAGACGGTGGAGGAACAAGTGGTGGCAGAGTACCCACAAGATTAACTTAGATAGTGCCACGTAGGGGTGGCAATGGGTATAGTAGGGTAGGGTTTGGATCCAACCCTAACCTTACTCGCGGGttgagatttttatataaactcaACCCTATCCTATCCGCGGGTTGAGAATATCTCAACCCTAGCCctacttgctcttaacccgcgGATACCCGACTCTACCCGTGGGTTACAGAAAAGATACactattattatataacttgatgataatttaaaataaaattgacttttatgtaaaaaaatattaaattatcaattaatgattttttttagtgGTCAAGGATCTTTTACATTTAGTGAGAAGTCTTTGGTTCAACATCCacttaaaacatatttttatataaatatataatatatacatatatagagtGCGGGTTGGTCGGATAGGGTTGAGACTCAACCCACACCCTATCCTACTCGCACGAGAACCCTACCCGCACCCTACTCTATGCATTGCGGATTGGGTTGGCAATCCTACCCGATCAGATGGGTTCGGATTGAATACCCACGGATAGAGTACATATTGCCACCCCTAGTACCACGGAAGACAAAAGCCAAATCAGCCAGGTGGCAGTGGTGTATTGACTTAGTACGGTGGAATGAAGCCGAACTTTCTTCGCATTTTTCAGTCCTCGCGGGTGTTGATGAGGTTAGTGGAAGTTTATTACGATATGAATCTTAAAAAAATACCTCATTTTTAGTAAGGGAAAATACATTGATAGTCACcgatattattttaaaattggtATGTTTATGGTTGCTGTTAACGCGATTAAgataaagaatatatatatatatatatatatatatatatatatatatatatatatcgaaTAGTCTAATTACAATTTTTTAAGTGAATATGAAAAATTCATGTCATTTAAGTTATAGTTTGTTGGTTAAGATAAAAAGTATTTAATGAAGTGAGAAAATATTAAATCAAAAGcaagaataaaattatttttatcaataaaaaGAAGCTtcgtaattttttataaaaaaatgataatttatgTATCTTCTTTAAAAATGATgccatagtaaaattgagagaGTGCATAATAAAATGGAAAATACATAAAGaaaatttgtgtattttttattcaattaaaaataaaaaaatgactaattatatatatacacaaacaTAAAACAAACTAACacagttttaaattttaaactatgcTAACACACTTAtaaagttttgaattttaaacTTCTTCATGGACTTCTAGTTGATTCAATATAAATATTATCAGCCGATCCAAACCCTAATTCATATTAGCTTTTGAAGTAGTAATGTTAagtatctaattttttttataaactaagttcaactaaattaaacaataagacTTAGAATAATACTAGCCTTAATTGATTTCTGTTATgttaaactaatttaattaaatttagttaacaaaaatttatatGTGTAGCATTATTCATTTTGAGAAGGAAAATAATAATCAGGTAGGTTTATGTGAGATTTGCACCCTATTTCCATTTGTGCATTATGCTAGCAATAATGAATTtggatattttaaattttgaattttaattttagaggttaaagtgtgattttttacctttgaataattttttttaatattttctctTAGTCTcatctataaaataaatggtgAAAGATCACACTATCatttaaagtaaaattaaatatttaaaatatcaaaatccAGCAATAATTTACAAGTAAGTTGGCGTGGGTAAAATAGTGTAGAGTCTATTATCCTAATTCTATCTCTCAGTTTAAATTTTCTCTAAAATCAAAGTTTATCCGcagttgaaaatttttttttcaatcaaacatAATATTTAATCATTTTATAGTCCATAAACatactaataaaatagaaaatacaatATTAAGcccatattaaaattaaaagcaataaaattataataaaatctatgttaaaattacaaaagtgaaaagatATAGATTTAATTTCCATCAACTTCGttatatatgtataataatttttaattatatactatAATATATTAGGAGTATAAGTTGGTTGGGTTGGATTAGACCTAAATTCACACCTAATCATATTTGCATATTAACCCGTTCCACTCTCAATCGGATTTGCTGAAAATCGAATTGTCAATTCTACTCGAATAGATTGGATCAGATTAGATACTCACGAGTAAATTTAGATTCAGTTTGAATAAACAACTTAATTAAACTccttttgaaaaaatagtttaaacaataaatgactatattaaaagtagtttataaataagttattttgtatttgaatttttagttataaaagtccttattttatagaaatgtgataaaaaaaatagtagtattatgagagaagtcattttttGAACTTCTCTATAAACTCTTAAATAGCTTCttaaaaaattgtaatttaattttaaaaattataccagACATTAATATTACTacttttcataaataaaaaattcaaaaaaaatacttttgaCACTTCTCAAATAGGTCTTTAGTATTGCCAGCTTGTTTATAATTTTTGGGCCGTGACTAAAAACGTTGAGGGCCGAAAATTCAGCAACCTTCTCTTTCTCGATTTTACTATTTAGTAAGAGAGGAATAAGAACAAAAAAGGAGAAccataagaaaaagaaattgtTGAGTGGCACATTTCTCAAACAACCGAATTTGGGTTGAAATCTGGCCTTAGCCACTAGAAGTCGATTAAAAAACTATTTGTATGGTTTTTTATTGTTTGCTAGTACTATGTACCGTGACTTACCCGTTTGTGGTCGagagttaaataaaatattaaaaaaaaagtggaCAAAAAAAACCTCATTTCTAGCGTGCGTAGAATGGATGTGTTGTATTAAGGTTAAAAAAAGGATAAAGAGTGGCGAAACTCTAACTCTCTTTTATATCCGAATTTTCCATGTCTACAGCGAGACCAATGGTTGTACAGATTGATTGGCTAAATTTAACTTAGGTGTGGAACACCCCTCCTGCTGCTCTTGTGATGTTTCAGGGATCCTTCAACCCAATTCTTTAGTTTTTCTTAGCTTGCTTTCCTTGGGCCTCAGGCCcgttatatataaaaaaaataaataaaagaaaaaagaaaaaattaagacaaaaagaaaacagaaaaaaaatcttattgGTTTTCGAAAAGGAAATCATTTTGAAACTTGgatcaaaaagaaaaagagaatgcTTATTAATTAAAGAAATTTAACATAATACATATTTATGTAATCCATAATTATTTACCTGGATTTTTGGTTGACTTGAATCAAAGGCCGTTCACCACTAAGAAGTGGCACTCTACCGAACCCATCTTACAATACACGCATCAAGCCCTCAAAGTTCTCTAGTTTTCTTAAGCCGCACATTGTGCTACCATGTTACTATACTCTCTTCTTTATTAATTGCTTACGTTTATTTCACATTTTCAACTTTTTTGTGCCTCTTTGTATATATACTTCAAACAAATAATCCCTCTTGTTTCCTTCCTCTGCATATATTCAAACAACTTCATCGTAATTCCAACCTTAATTAAGATGAAGAAGCCACCAATTCAAAACCTCACCAGACTCCACCCTATGATCAAATTCATCTTAGCCACCATCTCAACATTTTGTGCTATAACCCTCTGTGTTTCGGTGCTACTCTTGGCCACAACAAAGATAGTCAACGTTGACCATTCATCACATCATGTTTCTGACCCTACAACACTCAATCACCTTGTGTTTGGAATTGCCTCTAGTGGAAAATCATGGCCTAGAAGAAAAGACTACGCAAAGCTATGGTGGAATCACAACGATGGAATGAGAGGGTGTGTTTTTGTCgatactcttccaagcaatgaTACTaataattcttcttcttctcctcttcttcctcctctgtGTGTCTCCGAGGACACTTCGAAATTTCGCTACACTTACCGGCGGGGAGGCCTCCGATCCGCGATCCGTGTGGCGCGTGTTGTTAAAGAGATTGTGGCATTGAACCATTCTGATGTGAGGTGGTATGTGTTTGGTGACGACGACACGGTGTTCTTGCCGGAGAATCTTGTGAAGATTCTGTCAAAGTATGATCACAGGCTTTGGTATTATGTTGGTGCACACACTGAGATGTATGAAGGGTGCCAGGTTTTTGGTTTTGGAATGGCCTTTGGCGGTGGCGGTTTTGCTATAAGTGCTCCTCTGGCGAAAGTGCTAGCCAAGGTTTTTGATTCTTGTATAGAAAGGTATACTCATCTATATGGAAGTGATGCAAGGGTCTACTCTTGCATAACAGAACTTGGAGTTGGCTTAACACATGAACCTGGTTTTCATCAGGTAAAAATTTATTACTTTGGAAAAAAAATGTTGAATACTATGGGTGACTTTTGTTTTAGAAATTTTAGAACAATCATGTTACGTGTATActaaaaatcaatgcatataaATAAGTATTCGAGTAATTTATTTGTAATGTTCTTTTGGTATATATTGTGATTATGAAATTGGATTAGGTTGATCTAAGGGGAAACATCTTTGGCCTATTGGCTGCTCATCCAATGACTCCTTTGTTGTCCCTACACCATCCAGAAGCCATAGATCCAATATTTCCCAACATGACAGCAAAAGGAGCTCTTCAACACTTATTTGAAGCTGTAAAGGTTGATTCTCAAAGGGTGCTACAACAAACTGTTTGCTATGACAATGAATCTTCATGGACAGTTTCAGTGTCATGGGGATATGCTGTCCAAGTTTTCCATAACAACTTGCCCTTGCCAGAGGCAGTGAGAGTCCAAAAGACTTTCAAGCAGTGGAAGGAAGGAGGGAGTGTTGTTGGAGGAATATACTCTTTCAACACAAGAGAGGTTCACCCTGATCCATGTACAAGACCCTCGGTTTTCTACCTAGATAAGGTTTCTTATGGTAAAGATTTCTTCATCATAAGCAATTACAagaaatcttttcaaaattgctCACATGACATGCCAACTAAGAAACTTGAAGTGATCAAAGTGGTCACAAATAAGCTAGACCTTGACATCAAACAGGTAATCTCAAATACTAGAAACATGGCATTACTTTTGTAATTACATAATGTTATTTTATCATTACGAGAGTGATCACTCacataaagatattttttgtgGGAAGATAATAACTAAGAAttgttagataatttaatatgtTTATCTAAACTATCATTTAACGATTTTCACCTGCTATTTTTACATAAATACAATTGCATATGACTTTTCACCTCATCATTATACAACTAATGACCTCTGTTTTTTGTGTTGCAGTTGCAGAGTCCTAGGAGGCACTGTTGTGATGTATTGCGCTCCACAACAGGTGACATGATGGAAGTTGCAATCAGAGAGTGTAAAGATGAAGAATTGATTTACATGCACTGATGGATCACAAAATAGTTAAACcaattttaatatgaatttaattttgataaaatgccaGTATAAAAAAGTTTTACATGTGCATTTAATTACGTAAACGgtacattaataaaaataatggaTATAAATAAGTAATTGCAcgattatataaaatatttatactgtgaatatatcaaaattaaactcttttaaTATTCTCTAGCAGAAGGAATTTTTTTGAAGGACCTTGCTACTTGCTAGTGTACTGTGTACATGATGGGATTGGAAGAGATTGTTGTAAAGGGACATATATTAATTCAATACATAATTTATAGATATTCTTACATTGAAAGTATAGATTGTTGACAAAAATTAAATGCAAGAAGTTTGTTACGTTATTTGGATTAATCTCTACATATAAATGATTTTGTTatacaagtcttacaagtttTCTAATTGATATTACGCTTAAATACGCTTGTTGTGCACATATGTTTCACGCGCCTCTAacagatttttaatttttgaaatgattctatttccttttttaaatttcttaccttctctttctccttctttatttacgtgcttttctctctctattttcttttttcgttattcTCGATTTCCAATGTTTTTTTgacatcaagctctgaaattatttttgaagataatggataaTTCAACTTCAGATTGTCAGATGAACCAGTGCGTGAATCTTATCTGTAAAATTTGCTGTTAATTCTTTCTTGTTTGAATTAAATCTAATGTACTAGTTCTGATTAGAATTAATACAATCTTGTCCATTTTATATCAGATGTTCGGGTATAGATCAtgaatatttgggtgtatttttataaaagtttgggtgtatttacagtttatgaCTTTTCATCTGACGGAAGGTGAATTGTCttattcttttagttgaattgttttagtttttatttagttatGATTCATGAATCTcgtttttgttattttttatgatggtTTTATAGTTGTATTTGCATTCTATAGTTTATGCTTGTTTTAATATGGtgtattttgagtttattttgcAGCTCTTGCTGACTTTAgtagctgattttagtgtatacGTAACATAACTCATCTCTGTATCTGCAGAAAATTTGGgtgtaaaaataaatatatttgggtgtaatacgaagatatttgggtgtaaaacgaagatatttgtgtgtatttttattctgataagtccTGCATGATTCAGaactcttcatcttcttcctcctcatcttcttatGCTTCTTTTGCTTCATCTTTTGATTTCATATTTTCATAATTCTTTTT is a window encoding:
- the LOC130945357 gene encoding uncharacterized protein LOC130945357 produces the protein MKKPPIQNLTRLHPMIKFILATISTFCAITLCVSVLLLATTKIVNVDHSSHHVSDPTTLNHLVFGIASSGKSWPRRKDYAKLWWNHNDGMRGCVFVDTLPSNDTNNSSSSPLLPPLCVSEDTSKFRYTYRRGGLRSAIRVARVVKEIVALNHSDVRWYVFGDDDTVFLPENLVKILSKYDHRLWYYVGAHTEMYEGCQVFGFGMAFGGGGFAISAPLAKVLAKVFDSCIERYTHLYGSDARVYSCITELGVGLTHEPGFHQVDLRGNIFGLLAAHPMTPLLSLHHPEAIDPIFPNMTAKGALQHLFEAVKVDSQRVLQQTVCYDNESSWTVSVSWGYAVQVFHNNLPLPEAVRVQKTFKQWKEGGSVVGGIYSFNTREVHPDPCTRPSVFYLDKVSYGKDFFIISNYKKSFQNCSHDMPTKKLEVIKVVTNKLDLDIKQLQSPRRHCCDVLRSTTGDMMEVAIRECKDEELIYMH